In the Sandaracinus amylolyticus genome, ACGCGCGCATGTGGACCGGCGCGATCTCGAACGCGTCGATGCCGCAGCAGCCCGCGACGCAGTGGACCTCGCACGCCCGCAGGAGCCCGCGCGCATCCTCGTCGAGCTCCAGCGCGTGCCCCTCTGGGTGATCGACCAGCCACACCGTGCGGGCGCGCTCCGCGAGCGTTCCGGTGCTCCAGCGATTCGCCGCGAAGTCGAGCCGGAGCGAGCGACCCGTGCGATCGATCCGGAGCGTCTCCTCGCGCTCGCCACCGACGTGCTGGGTGCCGGCGACGTGCGTCGCGATCTCCCGCAGCAGCCACGCCCAGCTCGACGTGCGATCGTCGGCCTCGCCTTCCGCGTCGACACCCGCGACCAGCGCCTCGAGCCCGCGCGCGATCGCCCCGCTCTCGTCGAGCTCGACGAGCGCCGCGATCTCGTCGAGTCGATCCCGCTCGAGCTCGTCGGGCACTCGGCGGACCGCGCTGAAGAAGAGCCCCTCGAGCGTTCCGCGCATGCGCGGCGATCTACCCCGTTCAGATCGGCGCGTCGATCGGCGGCAGAGGAGGCTCGCACGCCGGATCCATCGCCGCGAGGTACGCGGCGCAGCGTCCTTCGAGGCACAAGCACCGTCCGCCGCAGTCGAGCGTGCCCGCGCGACACTCGAGCGTGCACGCCTCGCCATCGCACTCCGGTGCGTCGCTCGCCGCCCCACACGCGTCGGCGTGACAGCACTCCGCGGGCACGCAGTCGGCGTCGCTCTCGCACGCGATCTCGGTCGGCTCGACGCGCGCCGCTTCGCACCCTGCGCTCACGACGAGCGGGAGCGTCGCGCTCGCGCTCCCCGCGCGCACCACGAGGGCCGTCTGCCCGCTCGCGAGCCCCTCGAGCACGACGAGCGGTCCCTCCGCGACCTCGCCGCTGCACACGCCGCTCGCCGGGCCCACGCTCGCGATGCGCTCGTCCGCGACCCGCGCGCTCGGCGCTGCGCTCGCGAGCAGTCGCTCGCCGTCCGGCGCGATCGCGACGAGCGACACCCGCATCGCCTGTCCCGCGCGCAGCGCGATCGACCGCAAGCGCCCGTCGATCCACGCCAGGTCGGGCGAGTCGGTCGTGGCGATCGCCGGCACGACGTTCACCTCGATCGCGTCGTCGACGCGCACCGGCACCGTCCCGATCACCTCGTCGCCGTCGCTGATCTCGATCGCCGTCTCGCCGACGCCCAGCGCGCGCATCACCACGCGCGGCCGCGTCGTCACCTCACCGCCGCACGTGATCTCCGCGTCGTGCATGCGGGTGCAGCTCGCTCCCACGCCCGTGCCGCAACAGAGCCGCACCGGCTCGACCCACGCGCTCATCGTCGCGCCGTCGATTGCGCGCGCCTCGATGCGATCGAGCTCGATCGTCGTCAGCACGTCCGCGACGAGCTCGGCGCCGATCAACACCGGCGCGTCGAGCGCGCAGCCGCTCGCGCACGCCGCACTGTCGCGCACCACGAGCGACGCCGTGGCGTCGCCG is a window encoding:
- a CDS encoding DUF6331 family protein, which gives rise to MRGTLEGLFFSAVRRVPDELERDRLDEIAALVELDESGAIARGLEALVAGVDAEGEADDRTSSWAWLLREIATHVAGTQHVGGEREETLRIDRTGRSLRLDFAANRWSTGTLAERARTVWLVDHPEGHALELDEDARGLLRACEVHCVAGCCGIDAFEIAPVHMRAWIDEVGRERAKRLAQALRDAVVATERLIHVRSEDLNARFIRIGECARHLARWAAALDAALAPR